The proteins below come from a single Hippocampus zosterae strain Florida chromosome 5, ASM2543408v3, whole genome shotgun sequence genomic window:
- the irx1a gene encoding iroquois-class homeodomain protein IRX-1a: MSFPQLGYPQYLSASQAVYGSERAGVLTPSSRGGSTEIGGSPSATAAAVTSVLGMYANPYAHNYSAFLPYTSADLALFSQMGSQYDLKDSPGVHPASFAAHTSPAFYPYGQFQYGDPARPKNATRESTSTLKAWLNEHRKNPYPTKGEKIMLAIITKMTLTQVSTWFANARRRLKKENKVTWGSRSKEDGEDGNLFGSGDEAEKNEDEEEIDLESIDIDKIDDNDGDQSNEDDDDKSTDGGTRDHRRDGDVGGELDSLEKRRAFTLQGHEALNKSKSSISVHAGCKDTSDATNNTTRVLSPDRPGGFPLPSNNKPKIWSLAETATTPDSSAQKPTSPSGPVPPSHPQIQAHPAFLPSHGLYTCQIGKFHNWTNGAFLGQNSLLNVRSFLGSHHHHHQHQNHHLAVQQQQQPTSVVVSPLAAAAALTQESKAPLDSPEHIEHENVGRCDSPPTPTLKPSFRPLHDRSSLPSSARSQQDAPQRVLTALPSA, translated from the exons ATGTCTTTCCCCCAGCTAGGCTACCCGCAGTACTTAAGTGCCTCCCAGGCGGTTTACGGGAGCGAGAGGGCGGGAGTGCTCACGCCTTCGTCCCGGGGAGGGAGCACCGAAATCGGAGGGAGTCCGTCAGCCACCGCCGCGGCCGTCACGTCCGTGTTGGGCATGTACGCCAACCCGTACGCGCACAACTACAGCGCTTTCTTACCTTACACCAGCGCGGATCTGGCTCTTTTCTCACAAATG GGATCCCAGTATGACTTGAAGGATAGTCCTGGCGTCCACCCAGCCAGCTTTGCAGCTCACACTTCTCCTGCCTTCTACCCATATGGTCAGTTCCAGTACGGGGACCCGGCCAGACCTAAGAACGCCACACGGGAGAGTACCAGCACCCTGAAAGCCTGGCTAAATGAGCATCGAAAGAACCCTTACCCAACAAAGGGGGAGAAGATCATGTTAGCCATCATCACCAAGATGACCCTGACGCAGGTCTCTACCTGGTTCGCCAATGCCAGGAGGAGACTGAAGAAGGAGAACAAGGTGACATGGGGGAGCAGGAGCAAAGAGGACGGAGAGGATGGCAATTTGTTCGGCAGCGGGGATGAGGCAGAGAAAaatgaggatgaggaagagaTTGACTTGGAGAGCATAGATATAGACAAAATAGACGATAACGACGGGGATCAGAgtaatgaggatgatgatgataaatcCACCGATGGTGGCACGAGGGACCACAGACGCGATGGGGACGTGGGGGGAGAACTGGACAGCTTGGAGAAAAGACGGGCCTTCACCCTGCAGGGCCACGAGGCCTTAAACAAATCAAAAAGCTCCATTTCAGTCCACGCGGGCTGCAAAGACACCTCGGACGCTACCAACAACACCACAAGAGTACTTTCTCCGGACAGACCGGGTGGCTTCCCCTTGCCCTCAAACAATAAGCCCAAAATATGGTCATTAGCAGAAACCGCCACGACCCCTGACTCTTCGGCCCAGAAACCCACGTCCCCTTCTGGTCCAGTGCCCCCCTCTCACCCTCAGATTCAGGCCCACCCCGCCTTTCTCCCCAGCCATGGACTGTACACTTGCCAGATTGGAAAGTTCCACAACTGGACGAACGGGGCTTTTCTGGGTCAAAACTCTCTTCTCAATGTGAGATCCTTTCTGGGGAGccatcatcaccaccatcagCACCAGAACCACCACCTGGcggtccagcagcagcagcagccaacgTCGGTCGTGGTGTCGCCGCTTGCAGCTGCAGCGGCCCTCACCCAAGAGAGCAAGGCCCCACTGGACAGCCCCGAGCATATAG AGCACGAAAATGTTGGACGGTGTGATTCGCCTCCAACACCAACCCTGAAGCCTTCGTTTCGACCCCTTCATGACAG ATCATCCCTGCCTTCTAGCGCGAGGAGTCAACAAGACGCTCCACAACGGGTCCTCACCGCGCTCCCTTCGgcttga